A window of Bos mutus isolate GX-2022 chromosome 3, NWIPB_WYAK_1.1, whole genome shotgun sequence genomic DNA:
TGAAGTCCCCTTTGCTCAGCtgcttttctctgtctcctttgctgttctTTGCATGGAAACATTTCTCTTCTCAGTACACAGTCACAGTCTAAACTCGTCTATGTTTTTACATAGAGTAATCCCATTGCTTTTCCTTCAAAAGTAGGACTTAATCATTTGCAAGGTTGCAAAGGGGAAACTTCTAGTTGGTTCAGAGGCGCTTTGGCCAGATGTATCGATAACACCCACTTATCAAAAAGTGGCCTCGGTAGAGTAAGTTAATCTCTTCCTTCTGGGTCCTTCTGTCTTTAATCATGTCAAACTCCTCACTACCTATCTCATTTTTTCTATGACATTAACCAAAGGTGAGTAAACTAACAAGctgtttgctgttttctgtcactcCATGGTCATTGGTACATTCTTGTCTCTGTTGGAAGTGTCCTTGTTTAGGTCCgctgttttccattgtttttctgtGCTGTTTTTAATAATTTCGCTCTCATTtgacctcagatatacagagaATGAATTGTGCATTCCCCTTGTTGGACTGACTAGTCATTCTTATCCTCTTGCTTGAATCTTCTCCTTTCCCTTGTGTCTCTTCATTTTGAGGCTCCATAAGGGATTCGTCCCTCCCCCTCTCCTCACTTTTTCTCCTGAGTCCTTTTTGGTCCACAAACGGCTGAATTGGCTTCAGCCGGTCAGATGTTTTGTGCCTCCGGCTCCGGCTTGGCTGTGGAGAAGCCCCGGGGAGAGCCTCAGCTCGCCAGGCTTCACACTTAGAGCGCTTTGTAATCTCACATCAGGTCTCACTCTTGCTCCATCTGTGCTCTGCCTCTTTTCCTTGGACTTATCACAGTTCTGAATGTGGGCTCCCAGTTTTCTTGGCAGTCTAACTCTTAAAAGCATCTCCTTTGCTGGCCAACCTGCTGTCTAATTAGAGAATCTGTGTAAAAGCCTGTTGAAGCAGTGTGCTGTGCTCCACAGATATGAGCCTGTGTCGTCGTTCATGTCTGCTTCCTAGCTCTGCACTGGGCCAGGCACACTTGCTTTGTTTCTCCTGGGGTTGGTCTCATTCAGTCCCCGCCTGCCCCCCTCGGTCTTCTAGTCTCCTCTCATTAACATATAGTAGGCCTTGCCTTTCAGGATATCTGTTCTTAAATCAGTCAGTCTTTTCTCTTCATCTGAAATACAACCAGTTCTTACCCTTGATTTCTgtctgcatgatcagccagtttTAAGAAAATCCAGTAGGTAACAACCTAAATTTATAAAGCAGATCAGTTGGAAGTAGCTATTTGTATTTAAAGGGAACTTCAGAGTTCTAAACTTCATTATCCATTAGGTTGACATCAAAATGTAAGGCAGCATTTAAAGTAAGATTGTTTTTTTACCCCCCCAGTTAACCTCATTATCTCCACACAATTTCAGTTTGGTCTTCCATTccttatcatatatatttttttgccaaGTTATACTGTGTATTTTCAAATACTAGGTTTACACGTTACTCTTTAAATTGTGTAATACTTTTTAAgtggtttgaatttttaaaaagtttatcttGGAATAAGTTCTCAGTATGTGATTTTATTGAGCTAAAGAATATAGATATTTTTAACAGTATTATGTGGAGATACATATggatagggtgtgtgtgtgtgtttgagcatATGTATGTACTTGTATTTCGCTCAATGGAACATTTGATAATGCAAAAacctgtttttatgtttttaggactattttatatttttattaaactattttGTTTTCAGGCATGCTTATTTGTTGGATGTTAGCCACACTGCATAGGATGGTGGGAATGCAGCAGAGACAATTCAAGTGAGCCCTCTTGGAGACACTTCCTTAGAGTGCAGGGAAGTGACTGCTGTTCCAGGGCCTCACCTCTCCATGTGTGGGCGGGTTTTTGGTTGTCTGTGGATACACAGGGATTTGCAGTTGTTGGTTCTCACAAGTTTGTAAGCCTGTTTTCCCCCTGGGTGGCCAGGCCACTTGTGAGTGGAGCAGGGAGTAGTTTTAGTAGGGTCTTTTAAAAGAGTGGAGGATAGCATTCTGAAGGAAGATGGGTTTACATCTCGGTGTATGTTATCTTCCTTGGGCCTGGTACCCACAGAAGGGAGGTTGAGGGAGTTAGTGGAACCTTGAAGGCCAAGGTTATGTCTTGTTCATTTGAAATGTCTTGCTATCCCTGGAACAGGGGATTGTGTCTAGTGCTATCCATAATGCCTGATGAATTTAGTCTCTTATGAGTGgctaacccttttttttttttcccacttttgaaaGGTACTGTACCCCACGCTATAGTGAATTTGAAGAGCTTGAACGGAAATACTGGAAAAATCTCACGTTCAATCCCCCAATCTATGGTGCAGATGTGAATGGCACTCTCTATGAAAAGGTGAAAGTCACTGGAATCTCTATGCAGCGTTTTTGCAGTTTTGTGATTTGATACCATTTTCATCTGCCCAGCATGCAATAGACACCTAAAAgctgtttgtctgttttgttttttttccttttttttttaaccattttctttatttggctgcataggTCTTAGTCGCGTCTCACAAGGTCTTCATTCTTGGTGGTGGCACgcagatctttagttgcagcgtgtggggtctagttccctgactggggattgaacctgggtccccgcATTGGGAGAaatgattcttaaccactggattgccagagaCGTTCCCCTAAAAGCTGTTTTGCTGAATGGGTGTTTGCACAAAAGAGTGGTCCACCGCCAGCTGACGGGCTGTGCTCGCTTAATCGGGGGTAGTTTTGCATGTGACTGAATTTTATTTCTCCCAGTCTACATGTGAATTGGATGATATGGTGTTCTTTGCAAGGGCCATTAGAATAGTCTGTGGGTGGTAGCTCTGATGAGTTCTAGAGAGGGTGGGATCACAGTAAATGAAATGTTGGGGAGGGCGATGTGGTTTCTGTGAAAAAAAGATCACTGACTAATATAATGAAAGGggtatatatttaagaaaagaaacatttagaTTTTGAGAATCTTCCAACAAGAGTCTATAGAAAAAGCTGTTTTTTAACGAATTGCATTGGCTTAGGATATAGTGGTTTTGGACAGCCTTACATGTGGTGCAAAAAAGGGCTATTTGGGACCGTTTTAGGATGATTTGAAAAATCTATAGAGTGTTTCAGGGATTATCACTCAGATTAttgtttttgtaaattatttgaaGGAAGGCGTTTAAAAAGTGCATTCCAATTTTGCTGTTGATGATCACTTTTTTGGGTGGTGGGAAGTGAAGCTTGTAGGCATAAATCCAGAACGTCTTTACAGGAGGTGGGCTTCTTGATGACCTTTTTAATTCAGGGTAACACTGTAGACTTTTTACTGAAGACACTGCCCAGTGGAAATAAGGGCTAGGCAAGTCACAAATTAGTAAATTCCCATGCTTTGTATTTGTTGTGATTTGAGAGGTCTTTCCTCTTTTGACCTAAGTTTATTTGGGTTCTGTGCCAACTGTTCATCTTGGGTTTAGAACAGGTGGCTATCACCTcgctttctcctctttcacttactagTGTTCAGTGTTGCTTTGCTCTTTGGGGGCATAATGGCATCAATTCCAGTGGCAGCTCTGAACAGCGAGTGAGAGGTGCTGTGGTCTTTATGTCCACACAGTCTCAACAGTGTGCCAGATCTTTGTTAAAAGTGACAGCTCACCTGTGACCTGCTCTGTAATTGGTGGGttcagagcctcagtttttaTTCAATCTAACATCCTCTGCAGCATGTAGATGAGTGGAATATTGGCCGGCTGAGAACCATCCTGGACTTGGTGGAAAAGGAGAGTGGGATCACCATCGAGGGTGTGAACACCCCGTACCTGTACTTCGGCATGTGGAAGACATCCTTTGCCTGGCACACCGAAGACATGGACTTGTACAGCATCAATTACCTGCACTTCGGAGAGCCCAAGTCCTGGTAAAGTCGGCCTGCAGTTGGCACCGGGGCTGGTCAGCTCTGTGTGCACATGGACCACCTTGGGATGGAGATAAAATACAAATACTGGTTTGGCAGGCTTGGGGTGGGACTGGCGTGTTACGTTTTCTTCCGACTTTGAAGCAGCGAGGTGCTGTTAGAGCGCTGGGCCTCTCCCTGCCCTTGGCTCTCCCTGCCCTTGGAGCAGCAGGTTTTAGAGGGCAGGGCACCTAGTCCCATCGTGTGGATACGGAAGGTGGCTGAGTGACCGAGAGCCACGGGGGCTCTCCCAAGCTCTCCCACTGctgtctgatttctttttctgaacagGCCTGAGGCATTTCTTAGAGGCAGATTTCCAAGACTGGAGTCGCTCCTTCAGATGATAGAAAGCTTTCTTTTCctcatggaaaaaatatttggtgAGCAGCAGTGTGTGCCTAACCCACGAGGGGGCGCGTGGTCACTCGGCATCCACTCCCTGCTGTTCATTGCAGCCGAGGCAGATTCGCCCTCTCGTCTGCCTGCTCCCACCCATCCATCTCAGCACGTCAGCGAAGGTGGTGCCTTCAACAGAGCATAGGACCGATGAGGCGCTCACCCTCACACAGATAGGAGACTGATCAAGAGAGAGAAAGTGGGAGAAAAGCTGTGATGGGGAACAGTGGGTGCAGTAGGTCCACACAGGAAGGCACATGAGCGCTAGGCCTAGAGAAGCCTCCCCTGGAAGAGGTGATGGCCAAGCTGAGGCCTCGCATGTGAGGATGTggctgggtggggtggtgggttAGGAGGGATAGGAAAGCGTGTCTGGGTGTTTGTAGCAACATGTGCAAAGACTTGGGAGTGAACGCAGTGTGTTGAGTACCTAGAGGAAGCAAGTCCTTTGTGCTCTGGGTGCCGATTATGAGGATGGAGGCGCGAGGAGGCCGGAGGGGACACCGACCAGGTCTTGGGGAGTCATGGAAGCTGTGTCTGTCTCCATTCCTTTTCCAGCCTCTTCAGCCACATCCTGTCCCAGGGGTTTTCTTCTGTTCTGTCAGATGCCTTTCCAGTTTCCAGTCTTGGGGTGGGGAACCCTTTTGAGCCAGTGATTACCCCCTGACTACTGACCCAGTTCCTTAGAAGCTAGACTTCTATCTAGAGTCAGTAACTTTTGTGTCTTCCCCATGTTTACTCTGAAGTTCCTGAAACTAGACTTTGTTACTGCATACACTCTTTAGGTCACCTGAAGTGGTTCCTCCAGAGACGTCTGTGCAGGGTTGCCTGATGGATCCCAGAGCCCTTTAGGTgatagtttcctcatctgttttgtTTCATAACAAAACTATTTGGGATGGGAAGGTTTTGTTGTTGTGGAGTCATCTTTAGAACGCACTATAAAGGtaaactagacttactgtgagTTCCTGAATATGAAGTTTTTAACAGTTTTGCAAAAGTTTTAAATAGTCTTCTatgtgttttttagtttttccttttgtttcttaatGAAGGGCAATCCTATGGTGTCTGGATACCCACAGTGTTGGAGGCGTGAGTGGCTACTGGATAATCAGTGCACTGTTGAGGAGACGAAGGGAAATGGGCTCTTCAGCAGATGGGGGCCAGGTCTCTGGTACCTAATCCATCGTCACCTTGTTGCCCATTTTTCTCTCTATCCCATCCCAGTTAAGCCTTTCAGGCTCTGCCAGGAGCACTTTAATGccatcctccttctctctctcttttttttttctttgtttaagtTTTATTGCATGAATAACATTATAAAGGAGAGCAACGTTGAGTGTGTGCCATAAATCCTGGTTCATGGTAACTATCAAATAAACGTCTTATTAatgaatataaaagataaaaatcgcTTGCCCTTCAGTGTGGGTTCCCACTCCAGTGCCCAGACAGTCTAATACGTCATTTCTCCAGATCCCTTTCTAGTTCTTGTGGTCGGGAAGTTGAAAAGTCTGATATTTCGAGCTGTTCTGAGAGTGGGCACGAGCCCTTGGGCCCCTTCCCGGGCCAGCCCTCTGCTCAGTGGCCGCTGCTTCTGTGTACTTACAGGTACTCCGTCCCACCCGAGCACGGAAAGCGGCTGGAGCGCCTGGCCAAAGGTATGGTGTTCGCTCCGTGGGCCGGGTCAGATCTGCCAGGGAGCTGCGCTCATGGCTCTCGGATGTCCACTGTCAGTGGTCCTTTCTTAGGCCCACACGTGGGGGGTGAGCCAGACTGCCAGTTTGGGTACGTCTCAGAGCAGCTGAAATCACAGCCTTTCCCACTTTGTCCTGGGAAGGGGCTTAGTAAGCGTTAGACTGCCTTTGCCTCACTTTCATCATGCATGGGTTTGTTTGACCAGGGATAGTGTACTGGTCACCTTGGATCTGGTTCTTTTGCCAGAACCCCAGTTGGTCAAGTCAAAGTTGCATCTCATGCTTTGGTTCTTGTAAGTGGACTCTAGTAGATTTGTACCTCTAGAGAGACTATTTCACAAGCGCTTGTCATTTGTACTTAGATGTGTTACTTACAAAAGATTGAGGGTCCTGGTGAATGGAGAAAGGCTCTAAGTAGTTTTAAAACTCTATGAGAACAGAGGCTGCCAGGGTAATCCCCCAAGCAGGATTTGATGACCACTACACCGGGGACAGTCCAGAGCCTCATCATAGAACGCTAGGACTGGCCTGGAGCTAGAATAATCTGTGGCGATCACCTTGGTGATTCATCCTCCTTACATTTAGACGAGATGCGCTGTGTGAAGTGACTCCAGGGTTACATAGCCAGTGTGGAGCCGTGTATTAACTGTACCCGTTTTCAATTAAACAGGCTTTTTCCCAGGCAGTGCTCAAAGCTGTGAGGCTTTTCTCCGCCATAAGATGACCTTGATTTCTCCTTTAATGCTGAAGAAATACGGAATTCCCTTTGACAAGGTGAGCGGATTGCGCACACAGCAGTCCTTGGCTTACATGGAAACCACTCTTTCTGGCGTGTGTTTCACAGGGAGCTTTATTCTACTTGCTCCTCTGTACCAGGTGTGGGCCAGGACTAATCTGTGTCACCTTTTGATTTCAGTGCATTAAAGGTGGGTTCCCGCCTTCCTGCTGCCAGAGGAGGGTCCAGCCCCCTTGAACAGCGTTAATCCAGAGGAGTCATTAATTACAGTCATGGTGTCTAATGTGCGGGGACTTGGCATGTTGCAGAAGACACTAAGACCCCTACAGGCTTTGTGACCTGTCCCTGGTCACTGAGTGCTGGCTGACCTGGAGTCCAGCATTCCTGCCCTTCAACTGCTTCCTGTTTGCTCTTGTTCAGGTGACTCAGGAAGCCGGAGAATTTATGATCACTTTCCCTTACGGCTACCATGCTGGCTTTAACCACGGCTTCAACTGTGCCGAATCCACCAACTTTGCTACCCGACGGTGGATCGAGTATGGCAAACAAGCTGTGCTGGTAAGTCCACTGTTTCCTTCATAATAACTGTGTCTAAAAACAGctgagccagccagccagccttcTTAGGTACACTGGCTGGTGTTTCTTTGAGCTGCTGGAGTTGAGAAACGGAGTGGCAGGGAATGTGCAAAAGTACCAGCATCTTGTGTTCACAGagataaaatttataaagttGTATAAAATGAGGTTTCCGTGCTTGAGTTCGTTGGGCATTAACactgcacccacacacacagtgCTGTTTCTTGCTCTAGCCGCTCTGGGTGTTCGCCGTCGAGGAGAAATCTGATGGGCTTCCCTTTAAGGAAGCAGCAAGGCTGGATGTTTGGCCGGGAGTAGACTTGCTGCCGAGGTCCTGGCCTGAATAGGTGGCAGAGGGCAGGTGGACGTTGACCGTCCCGGGTTTAATGCTGAGCCTTGTCTCTTAACTGTTCTCCACGCACCCTGGCTAGCGTCCCAGTTGACTCGCCCCAGTGGCATGCGTCCTCCAGCCTTTTCTCCTGCTTCCTTTCATGTGTGAAGGCTCTGCATGGACGCGATGCCCTCAGCCTGTGAACCCAAACAGTTCAGCCTGAAACTGTTCTCTTTTTCCATTTGGTGGgagaaggtgggagaggggggtggggggagctggggAAGGGTCTCACCTGGAACCGCTCTGGCGCCTTGCGACAGTGCTCCTGCAGGAAGGACATGGTGAAGATCTCCATGGACGTGTTTGTG
This region includes:
- the KDM4A gene encoding lysine-specific demethylase 4A isoform X3; amino-acid sequence: MASESETLNPSARIMTFYPTMEEFRNFSRYIAYIESQGAHRAGLAKVVPPKEWKPRASYDDIDDLVIPAPIQQLVTGQSGLFTQYNIQKKAMTVREFRKIANSDKYCTPRYSEFEELERKYWKNLTFNPPIYGADVNGTLYEKHVDEWNIGRLRTILDLVEKESGITIEGVNTPYLYFGMWKTSFAWHTEDMDLYSINYLHFGEPKSWPEAFLRGRFPRLESLLQMIESFLFLMEKIFGHLKWFLQRRLCRVA
- the KDM4A gene encoding lysine-specific demethylase 4A isoform X2, whose translation is MASESETLNPSARIMTFYPTMEEFRNFSRYIAYIESQGAHRAGLAKVVPPKEWKPRASYDDIDDLVIPAPIQQLVTGQSGLFTQYNIQKKAMTVREFRKIANSDKYCTPRYSEFEELERKYWKNLTFNPPIYGADVNGTLYEKHVDEWNIGRLRTILDLVEKESGITIEGVNTPYLYFGMWKTSFAWHTEDMDLYSINYLHFGEPKSWPEAFLRGRFPRLESLLQMIESFLFLMEKIFGEQQCVPNPRGGAWSLGIHSLLFIAAEADSPSRLPAPTHPSQHVSEGGAFNRA